A stretch of the Desulfobacter sp. genome encodes the following:
- a CDS encoding amidohydrolase family protein, which translates to MLDLKIKNARIHGHKDLMQIGCSQGKITELCLHIQGEALETIDARGYLVSPPFVDSHVHLDTSLTMGKPRFNLSGTLLEGIQIWSELKPDLTFEEIKARAKKLLFWSIAKGNLAVRSHVDTSDPSLMAVEALVELKKEMAPLVDLQLVAFPQNGVMRHKEGMNNLVRALDKGLDLVGGIPHFEPTMALGRKSVRLLCELAEQRRMMVDMHCDESDDPLSRHIEDLAFETIRLGMEGRVAGSHLTSMHSMDNYYVTKLLPLMAQAKISCICNPLVNMNLQGRQDTYPKRRGLARVPELMANKINVSLGHDDVMDHWYPMGTHDMLDAAHMGAHALHMTGIGQQESLFDAVTLNGARTLNLEGYGMKKGCNADMIILQARSKLEAIRLRPVRLFVIRKGKIISQTTESFARVESGQGQVKIDFCP; encoded by the coding sequence ATGCTGGATTTAAAAATAAAAAATGCTCGCATACACGGGCACAAAGACCTGATGCAGATCGGGTGCAGCCAAGGCAAAATCACGGAACTTTGTCTTCATATTCAAGGAGAAGCCTTAGAAACCATTGATGCCAGAGGATACCTGGTAAGCCCCCCCTTTGTGGACAGCCATGTCCACCTGGATACCAGCCTGACCATGGGAAAACCCAGGTTCAACCTCAGCGGCACCCTGCTGGAAGGCATTCAGATCTGGTCAGAACTCAAACCTGACCTCACCTTTGAAGAGATCAAGGCCCGGGCAAAAAAACTGCTCTTCTGGTCCATTGCCAAGGGCAACCTTGCCGTCCGCAGCCATGTGGACACCTCGGATCCTTCGCTCATGGCGGTAGAAGCCCTTGTTGAACTGAAAAAAGAAATGGCCCCCCTGGTGGATCTCCAGCTGGTGGCCTTTCCCCAAAACGGGGTGATGAGACACAAAGAGGGGATGAACAATTTGGTCAGGGCTTTGGACAAAGGCCTGGATCTCGTCGGGGGGATCCCCCATTTTGAACCGACCATGGCGCTTGGCCGAAAATCCGTCCGGCTATTGTGCGAACTGGCAGAACAAAGGAGAATGATGGTGGATATGCATTGTGACGAATCAGACGATCCTCTCTCCCGCCACATTGAAGATCTGGCCTTTGAAACCATTCGTCTGGGCATGGAAGGCCGGGTGGCAGGCTCCCATCTCACCTCCATGCATTCCATGGACAACTATTATGTGACCAAGCTGTTGCCCCTCATGGCCCAGGCTAAGATTTCCTGCATCTGCAACCCCCTGGTCAACATGAACCTCCAGGGCCGCCAGGACACCTACCCCAAACGAAGGGGACTTGCCCGGGTGCCAGAACTCATGGCCAATAAAATCAACGTCTCCCTGGGACATGATGATGTCATGGATCACTGGTATCCCATGGGGACCCACGATATGCTGGATGCCGCCCACATGGGGGCCCATGCCCTTCACATGACCGGAATTGGCCAGCAGGAATCGTTGTTTGACGCCGTAACCTTGAACGGGGCCCGAACCTTGAACCTTGAGGGATACGGGATGAAAAAAGGCTGTAATGCAGACATGATCATCCTCCAGGCCAGATCCAAGCTTGAGGCCATCCGGCTGAGACCTGTCAGACTTTTTGTTATCCGCAAGGGAAAAATCATCAGTCAAACAACAGAATCCTTTGCCCGGGTGGAGTCAGGCCAGGGACAAGTCAAAATTGACTTTTGCCCTTAA
- a CDS encoding ABC transporter permease: MDIVNFFLETGFWVAMVRMATPLIFGTLGELICERAGVLNLGIEGIMAAGCMGGWMWVFLGGSLWGGIGFAACVGMTLGLLHSVFSVYLGLSQHVTGLGITMLGSSLSAFVFRMLLPKATTPPKIVPFQSLDIPFLSGFPFLGEVLFSQTALTLLALAAVVGVAYVLYKTPLGLAICMVGENPMAVEAQGLSVFGLRTLAVCAGSAMMAVGGAFLTLSAFDAYYIGMVNGRGWICIALVVFSSWKPYKALWGCLLFAAFDALQMRVQQQAGMAIPYQFYLMLPYIFSIVALIVMSRKAAYPKALLIPFRKGER, from the coding sequence ATGGACATTGTAAATTTTTTCCTTGAAACCGGATTCTGGGTGGCCATGGTCAGAATGGCCACCCCTTTGATCTTCGGCACCTTGGGAGAGCTAATCTGCGAACGGGCAGGGGTTCTCAATCTCGGCATTGAAGGCATTATGGCCGCCGGATGCATGGGGGGATGGATGTGGGTATTTTTAGGAGGCAGCCTCTGGGGAGGCATTGGGTTTGCCGCCTGTGTGGGCATGACCCTGGGCCTTTTACACTCTGTTTTTTCCGTTTACCTCGGGCTTAGCCAGCATGTCACAGGCCTTGGCATTACCATGCTGGGCTCCAGCCTGTCGGCCTTTGTATTCCGCATGCTTTTACCCAAGGCCACCACCCCGCCTAAAATCGTCCCGTTTCAATCTCTGGATATCCCGTTTTTAAGCGGATTTCCCTTTTTAGGTGAGGTCCTCTTTTCCCAGACCGCGCTGACCCTGCTGGCATTGGCAGCCGTGGTCGGGGTGGCCTATGTTCTGTACAAAACCCCCCTGGGGCTTGCCATCTGCATGGTCGGGGAAAACCCCATGGCTGTTGAGGCCCAGGGTCTGAGTGTCTTTGGGCTGAGAACCCTTGCCGTATGTGCAGGCTCTGCCATGATGGCCGTGGGCGGGGCTTTTTTAACCCTGTCTGCCTTTGATGCCTATTATATCGGCATGGTCAACGGCAGGGGATGGATCTGCATTGCCCTGGTGGTATTTTCCTCATGGAAGCCCTACAAAGCCCTTTGGGGATGCCTTTTGTTTGCCGCCTTTGATGCGCTTCAGATGCGGGTGCAGCAGCAGGCCGGCATGGCCATTCCCTACCAGTTTTACCTGATGCTTCCCTATATCTTTTCCATTGTTGCCCTGATTGTCATGTCCAGAAAGGCGGCCTATCCCAAGGCCCTGCTCATCCCCTTTAGAAAAGGAGAACGATGA
- a CDS encoding ABC transporter permease encodes MRIEPRETQSIPGLIAALILAIGAAMAVCSVLILWGGASPVNGWILMVQGAMGSKFAITEILTRATPLIFTGLAAAVAFRAKLWNIGGEGQFYIGACMAVLLGTKGAWPAWVMIPYLFTAGALAGGLFLLIPTLLKTHLKVDEVVTTLLLNFVVLLFVNWLVFGPWKDPMSMGWPQSEPVIDSALLPVILSKTRLHLGFVLAVATAVLVWLFMERTVWGFEIRAAGANLKASRFAGMPVTSAIVRTAMISGGLAAMAGVSELLGVKGYLTTDLSAGFGYSGIVVAMLAALHPLGVVASALFVAAIYIGADSMSRAINISNYIADVTTAVSLLAVLVALFFTKYRIRRR; translated from the coding sequence ATGCGGATTGAACCCAGGGAAACCCAGTCCATCCCAGGTCTTATTGCTGCCCTGATCCTGGCCATCGGCGCTGCCATGGCGGTCTGTTCGGTTCTCATCCTCTGGGGCGGCGCCTCTCCGGTGAACGGATGGATTTTAATGGTTCAAGGGGCCATGGGATCCAAATTTGCCATCACTGAAATCCTGACCCGGGCCACCCCCTTAATTTTCACAGGACTTGCCGCAGCCGTGGCCTTCAGGGCCAAACTCTGGAATATCGGCGGTGAAGGCCAATTTTATATCGGGGCCTGCATGGCCGTACTCTTAGGCACAAAAGGGGCCTGGCCCGCCTGGGTAATGATCCCCTATTTATTTACGGCAGGTGCCCTAGCAGGGGGATTGTTTCTCTTGATCCCCACCCTGCTCAAAACCCATCTCAAGGTGGATGAGGTGGTCACCACCCTGCTGTTAAACTTTGTGGTCCTGCTCTTTGTCAACTGGCTGGTCTTTGGGCCCTGGAAAGACCCCATGTCCATGGGATGGCCCCAGTCCGAGCCAGTGATCGATTCAGCCCTTCTCCCTGTGATCCTTTCAAAGACACGGCTCCATTTGGGATTTGTTCTGGCCGTGGCCACGGCTGTTCTCGTCTGGCTCTTTATGGAACGGACCGTATGGGGATTTGAAATCCGGGCCGCAGGGGCCAACCTTAAGGCCTCCCGGTTTGCCGGCATGCCCGTGACCAGCGCCATTGTCCGTACCGCCATGATTTCAGGCGGGCTTGCCGCCATGGCAGGGGTAAGCGAACTTTTAGGGGTCAAAGGATATCTGACCACAGATCTTTCTGCCGGGTTCGGATATTCCGGCATTGTGGTGGCCATGCTGGCGGCCCTGCACCCCTTGGGGGTTGTGGCCAGCGCCCTGTTTGTGGCTGCCATATATATCGGGGCGGATTCCATGAGCCGGGCCATCAATATTTCCAACTATATTGCAGACGTTACCACGGCAGTCTCCCTTTTGGCCGTGCTTGTGGCGCTTTTCTTTACCAAATACAGAATCAGGAGGAGATAA